The DNA region TATAGAAGTAGAATATGTTATATCCAATATTAATAGATGTATACCGTCTAGGGgaacattgttgtattgtttcATGGCTTTAGCTGCGTCTGCCCTCCTCTCAAATATAACCTCTGCTGTTCCCAGGGACCTGCCCGACCTGTCGTAATGTACTGCTGCTTTCTTCAGGTTACCAAACTCGGCAAATAACTCCTGTAGAAATGAGTTTATAGACTTTACAATGTGTTTCATGCAAAATTGCAAATGctccatcaatcaacaataccGGAAGGAATAATTCTCTAAACACATTTAAGGCCCATTGAATACATGGCTGCAGGGTTTTTGCCAGCTATTGCAGGATTCATCGCCTGCCACCATTTTCGAATTCCTACATATGTCGAAACAACACTGCAAACCGATCAGCCCTTTGAAGTTAGACCACGATCATAAGCTTATCTTGCCAggacaaatgtacgtaaatttgttcattatttaggttcaaaaatgtaaatatttgcagacactatcatgtttatttattgCATTATTAGGTTGCGATCGTCTGTAGCCTAGCTTTGTCTCAAACAGAATCGTATTACAACAAGAACCTCACATTGGAGCATTTTTATTACTCAACAACGCGATTAAAAACGATGTAACACTACATTACAtagcactgtatgtttgtataatgtaaagggtgtttttaatatatatggaaTAAAAAGAAACCGTTACGAATGTCACACCCTATATAGATTTAGCGAgaaatgatataattaataagGTGTTACTGTAGATCATATTTGGTAACAGTATATTTTACTCGTCCGGCAGACAAGCGTGATGTCAACATTCACTCGTCCGATGGCCAAATGCACTCGTCTGTATGAGCGGACGAGTACATTTCCCCAGCCATGCATGTTGTGTCAAGTTACTAAgattgaattatctcccttcgGACTTTGTTTTTTGAACACTGTTTTCCGACATTGTAGGAAGCAGACAATATGCGAATCAGTACTATTTATCTTAGAATGAAGCCGATATCATGCTCCTCCTCCCTGAGTAatgtcttctttttttttttttaaatttgccattttttatttaaatctaaagaatttttcttgtaaaattttgaaaaaaatattgttgataattttggtATGACATCTTTTTACACGCACAAAAATCGCATTTTGTATATCACGCCATTCAAATTCATGATAATGGGTACATCACGATAATAGGCCCAGGGTCGACAGCCagtatggaataaagtactgattgggcatgcaccaaaaagcaaaataaattatttcatattatttgtttgtgtaaattagacattaaatatcaaagaaacacaatttaacaaagcatgacaatttatttacTCGTgtcctatccgggcctcgaactccgATCTACGGCAACCATGGAGCATCTTTTAGTACTTTAAGGTAGACCctcccttctggtttcctctcatagatttcgtttatttttgatattttgattttaagtataccctgatcacaaaatCCGCATAAAAATCATTTGTCACCGGGTTAACttttcttccagggttgcttaaagatatgcACAAATGACTTAATAATACGGATTTTTAGggtttttaaataaatgatatttcctCCCTGTACGTAGCAtcccttaacatataaataatatgcctgttacatgttcataccttcagtaggtgGTAGAGAATTCATTGcttagtgtttcccacagccctGATTAGCAAGGCGccgcgccgtgccctttttacccGACGCCATGCCCCTATAACCTAACGCCCtgccctgtttgtccccagtacagTTTTACTGaactaccaaaataccaggcaGTCGCTTGATAAGTAAGTAAGCAAAAGaggtgtgaccactccctgaccgCCTGATCAACACccaagtggccctaattagcagcgttgggctatttccaccttggcttgggGTGTCACTTtcacgtctgtgtattacgtaagctgaagtAAAGTAGCCGATCGGCAGCCTTGAAAACAATCAGCTGAcctttcaataagttttatgactacagctagtgagcattactacaaaaacaaatactgcttacaactgtaaataatttactcacgtttttaatgtttaataggcctatctatatctgatggatgtcacaagctttgcaatcgtaatggccgccattttgggtgtattgtaataGAGGATCCGATTTTCAGGAATTTACTAAtattcacgtttttaaaaataaaaacagtattattttttcagaatttcagtgtgaatttatttttagaaaaaaatatattaataataataaaatcattaatagcaaatttattaaaataaataaaatagaaaataaatcaacttttttctctctcagattaaattccattttgaatactactgtaacaattatatctgtattttcttaatttagtgcttgtaaatttaagaatattattttaattaattatccatTATCATgaaacatgttatcttattcaattcaatacagtactttttaatatttcaacaaagaaagataaaggtaattggattgaaataaaggcgtaaattttttaattaatataattaaatgtaaaaagatCTTTGTTGTGAATGATCAATtagtcatgatcatatgatctGCAGATTACAATTTCCAAAATCATTTTTGATTTTCATGATATTACTTAGCAACTCAGAGAGTTTAAAGCAGAAGTTgaaccagaattaaataaacaacaagacagttttaaagattttcccttgtattggaagtcgtcgatataacctttgtgccccCTTGATGGATATTTATTGCGGTCAAggtgcccttttcaaaacccagcaccatgccctttttttcctgtgggaaacactattgCTATATCCAATAAGCTGGATTTTCCACAATAAGAtttaagtgaatagtcgggcaaagaaaatcaatctaaatgcgttcattggccttccaaaagttctcacatgtTAATACGACGGttaagttctgcttacgtttcccagttctgaccattgaaatgaaaaacatttgaaagcattgaaagcgaggctgcgtggaaatgtaaccacggacatagtcagccgggaggacattttaggattcccatactttaaattaatttcttcgtacgcagacagattttggcgagagattttatttttctatttcataagaaattatactggatacattcacaccatttttaccgactttagccatccttgcccgactgttcactttaagtttggaccaaattttagtgaaaaattgcataaaaatagtcatgttttcttttcttctgaaaaaatgatctcaagaAAAATCCATTTTTTAGAATCTCTATGAAGATTGGCTTATTTGCAATacgaaaagccaataaaaagtatacctcaccgcattatttttcaaattatgaccgatttgctttctaataccccttaaattttggcctaaaaatgttaaaaaataggcGAATACGTAGCACTTTTCAACATTTTGTGTTATTCATTTACCCTTGTTAGTCTTTATCGATTGGCACACCTTTACACTTCAAGTTAACACTGGAAAACGTTCTAGACGAAATACTTGCTCGAATGCCGATTTCAGAAGCGGGTTGTAATAGATGGGTAGgggaaataaaatatgtttgccgGGATTCGAATAGCGACGtaacaaacgtatgacgtcacagaagggacggtctcCGTTAATATGAGTTCAACCTTTAGTTATTTCAGGATGACCTCCCCTAATGTAAATTACAGGTTAATAAGTGTTCTAAgatgacttacctgtatatcaGAGTCATTCACACCAAAGTCCAGGTTAGATATGTGTAGTTTTCCTTGTGACCCAGCTGCTGCACCGCCACCTCCCAATGTCCTTTTAAATGTTGGTGTACCATCGTACATGTCATGCTGCCACACATCTGGAAGTTCCTTTGGCTGTAAGACAAAAAACTCGTGTTTAATATATTGATCATGAAAAAATTAAACAGtacttttttcttcttttctcaTTCCCTAGGCTTTATTTCGGTTGTccataaaactaaaacaaatccaAGTATTTCTGCCATCTTGACAGAAAATGATCAGCTTATGGGAGTTGTTTATCTTGTATTTGTTAGAAACTTAGCATTTGCTCCATGCTAAACGTCAAATACATGCAATCGGACAACGCTTTTTGATGAATGCTGAACCAAAACAAAGCAATGCAAGTTGTTTATGTATACGTATACACGACCTTATAAGAAAGTACAGAATCAGATTGCAGTCTGAAACATTTTTGTCACACGTTAagcaaagaaaacaaattactCTGGAGTAGTTGTTTCTGTTGCCTGCTGCACGTCCTCGCCGCTGTACTCCGCCTCTGTAGactccaccaccaccaccacgaCCTCCTCCACTTTGGCGTCTTCCACCCCGGTTACCCCCTCGATTTGACGTTCGGCCACCTCCTCTTCGCGCTCCTCGGCCTCCACCTCTTTTTGAACCCTTGTTAGACTTGATAATATCATCGAGACTCATATCAATCTTATCACCCATCTTTGAAGAGTGTCAGAAATCGATCAATCAAGTGATTCCCGTGTGTTCGCGTGTTCCCGGCTTGGCTTTGAGGAAATGGCGGCATGAGCGAGGCATGATGGGAAATCGAtggcaatatattttttattttattaccgGATACCTAATTTTTAACTGAATCGCTGATCGCCATTCTGCGATAAtattatataagaaataaaattacttAGTATTAAGAAGTTAACAGAATAGAACTAAAATAATAGTAGACTGGTtctagactggttcccttcccttagttctctactctccgccaggctgcgctccgctcactagggaccggtagcgggtaaccatgatgatttttttgattggtcaatctatATCCGGTTCGCCTGCATCACATTTTTTTAGgcgtgggaaacccctttacgcacgaagcgacggatcttaacgtaaagaataaataatttatttgaacgataggccatataaacaaaagtaaataaggtcttaaattttgaaatcatttcgtgctaacagagtttagagtgttcataggaacgacgttaatgacgttattttctcttaacggaagtagccgtctcaataatcaattatttcaaattattgaaatgtCAAGATATTGAAATTTGTCTGTTTATTATTAGTATCTATCTTGTCTTGATTATTTTAATTcgattttttaatattgaaagtCTACATaggaagacttgctaaagtcccaAACACAGTATGATATTTCTGCATAATCGTTTTctctttttgtaggttaattgaAATGGGAGTTAATTCCAAAAGAAGAAAATAGAAGTTCAGGAAAAACGATAAATTTAGAGTGTGATTTTACGTCTGCTTCGTTTCCACGTTTCGTCTTCCATCTTGTTTGTTTATTACGTTCGGAACATGTAGTCAGACCGGATGAGTTCCGAGTGGATTTGGCGCGAATAATGCAATTCGCGTGCTTTACAATAGTTTAGTTAGTCAGATTCAAGTCCTCGCTAGACTGCCTGACTCTTTCTAGTTCTATACCTCCAGGTCCATTATATGTGTGATGAATATGGCAATACACAAACCCTAATTGGGCGTAAACATTGACTTGGTCATGGGGAGGTCCAGTATCTTATCGGGGTCATTAGAGCAGGCTGCTGACCTGGTACTGAATTCTATAAATAGGTGTATGGAATCCCTAGGCATTATCTCTCCGGACAATGACGGAGATGGCCGAACACTTGGACTCGCCCAATAACCTTTCCTCCCTCTCACCTTGGACTCACCAATGAGTATATAAGGGAGAAGCAGTggctagatttttttttcttttctctcgGCTTTGATTTGTTTTCACCTGGTTGATACATTACAGTAATACTGGAACTATACAAGGAAAGGCACAGCGGGTATGTTATAGAGTATAGAGACCTGCCTGAACAAGGCTTCCCTCTTCCTCTGTATACACCTTGCATGCTTACTTGTAGTTAGTTGTCGCCAGTGTCTCCTTGAGCCTGAGTTTGTAGGCTGGGGTACATGTATAGAGCTGTAACGGCGGAGCATGTGTATGCATGGGGTGAAAGTGAGAGCTCAGTTTTTGAGAGCTCATTTTGGCCTGTAGTGGCCAGCAGTGCAGCCCGGGTCAGTGTGTGTATGTTTATACACAGAGGACACGGCGCTGGCTACAGTACTATTGCATGTAGTCACTGTAGGGAGTTTTGAGAGCTCAGTTTGGCCTGTAGTGGTCAGCGGTGCAGCCGGGGTCAGGTGTGTATTGGGGCTAATACACAGAGGACAGGGGCTGGCTACAGTACGAGTGTACATTGTGACTGTAGGGTACAGCAGTGTGGTTTAACACTGTGGGGGAGCGGTAGCTATAGTACTGGGTGTTAAGTACTTAGTGTTCCGTTGTGGTGTGGTAAAGCACCACGGGTATTTAGAACAGCACTGCAGCTATTTGAGAGCtcattttattatttaggtGAGATACTTGGTAGATGGTATAGGGAGGCCGAGCAAGGACATGCTTGTCCAtacctgtaaatatatactttCTATTGTCATAGGTTAGGTTGTAGTACATaatgtatgtactgtattttgGTTATGTTTGTTAGTTAGAATATATAGCTTAAGGAAACCATTTTAGTGTGTAGAACAAGTATATTAGTATTTCATGTAAGCAGCATGTCCTGTAGATATTCACTCTGTACATTTAGGTAGGCCCTTTCTGTATATATTGGCAAACGGGCTCTTTGTTAGTTTGTTAGTTGATGAATACTTATAACTGTTGGGATCTTTGGTGTGACAGACTGAGATCGGACCCCCGATACGTTACACaatttggtggcagcggtgggattcCAATAGGTTATAGTAAGATTTGTGCAtgcagttttatttttattttgccttAGTATTATGACAATAGAAATAGGATTTGTTCCCGTATGGGGTGTTGATGATAGTGGTAACTGGGTTATAAAGAAGTACATTCGAATAGCTGACTACATTGAGTGTCAGGCTTGTTATTCCTATGTGAAAATTGGAGAGCAACATAACTGTCCAGGTATCTaggttgttttgttttgtttgtttttttgtttttgataaacatttcGTTGGGAAGTAACTATCGACAGAACGGCAGTATGTCGGATGAGGACTTGCCCAACTATGGTTCCCTGCCCTCGGGTGCGGGCAAAATAGGCCTTTCACCATACAGTATCAGGTTTGAGAATCCTGATGATACGAAGGTATATGGGAGGTCGGAGATTAGAGATTCTGGGTTTGCTTCACATCGACCTTCAGGGATATCTCCCCAGACTGTGGCTTCTACAGGTTTAAATGCAGTGAGCCAGGAAGAGTCAAATGAAGGAGATATGGACGACGAAATAAGGATCATGCAGGAGGAGCTAAGATCGCTGTCGGCACAAAATCAAAGCATGAAGGAAGAAAGGGACAGAAGTACATCTCCATCTCGTGGCCGAGGTAGAGCTGATAGTCCCCGACGTGTTCGGTTCTCAGAATCTAGAAAAATTGTCAACTCCACACCTAAGGTGATAAAAGGAGAGCATGTAACCAAGAGGAAGGCTCCTAAATTAGGTTTTGCTTCCTTGGGCTTGCAACCAGACGATAGCGAGGCCGATGATGAGCTGGGCCCACTCTTAGTGAGACCAAAGACAATATCTGTCAGGGCTGCGACTTATGATGGCTCAACACCTTGGAAGGACTATCTGTCACATTTCGAGGCATGTGCTAGGATCAATAGATGGTCTGACACAGAAAAAGGTCTCTACCTTGCTGTAAGCCTACGAGGACATGCACAAGGAATCCTCGGAGACTTACCTAAGGGAAGACAGGAACATTACTCCTCGTTGGTGAAAACTTTGGAGGATCGCTTTGCTCCTCCAAACCAAGATGAGTTGTACAGAATACAGCTACTGGAGAGAAGACAGAAAGCAACAGAATCGTTACCAGAGTTAGGCCAGGCAATCCGGCGACTGGTAAACTTGGCATACCGAACAGTCCCTAGTGATGTTAGAGAAACGCTAGCTAAGCAACAGTTTATCGAGGCTCTTGTAGACTCGGATATGCGTATTAGGATTAAACAGGGGAGACCCCAGGACCTGAATGACGCAATCAGACTTGCAGTGGAGCTAGAAGCGTATAACCGCGCAGAAAAACATAAGCGGGACGGATATGCACATGTTAGAGGGACCGTGGTAGAAAATGAGTCGGAAACGGAGAGAGGAAATAAAAAACACACCAATGGCCAAAGATATGCttggtcaaatacagaaaaagcTTGAGAGGAATTACAAAAGGAACTACATTCCCTAAAAATGGTTAAAAAGCAACAAGATCAGTCAACGAATAGTCATTGGAAAGATCAAACTGTAACTACCAAGACGTGCTACAAGTGCGGGGAGACTGGACATTTTAAACGGGATTGTCCTCAGTTGAGTAAAGAGCGAACGCTCAAAAATAATCCACACAATACCGCCAAGCCAGTCAGCACCAGAATAAAGGGGATAAATAAGAAGACAGAGCTTGGAGTCTCCTCTGCAGCTTTGGAGGCTGGGCTCTATTTAAATGCTGAAGTACAGCATGTAAAGGTTAGGCTCTTGGTAGATACTGGAGCTACAGTGACTATTTTGTCGAAAGcagtgtaaccctggtcaatactagccgcaatatatcactcggctagagagaacttctctttagctcgatcggttgagcgtcagactagtaatccagaggtcccgggttcgatccctggcagaggcaggtattaaatttattgtaaatcctgcaccctgttacattggcgcccatgtagggactcgggaatgatacttcacgatacctgcgaaggaatcgttgtgacccctggaaactcgCGGACGAGTTCATCcctggagggggagtatgtaaccctggtcaatactagccgcaatatatcactcggctagagagaacttctctttagctcgatcggttgagcgtcagactagtaatccagaggtcccgggttcgatccctggcagaggcaggtattaaatttattgtaaatcctgcaccctgttacagcAGTATATGAGAGCATCCCGGAGGAGGATCGTCCTAAATTACAGGAAGTAACAAAGGATATTGTTGCTGCAAACGGCGCTGAACTAGAAGTACTCGGGAAAGGGGAATTCTTGCTGAAGCCGGAGGGTTGTAATGATATGTACACTGAAGCGGTAGTGGCCGAGATTAGCACAGATGGCTTACTTGGACTCGATTTCATGGCTAGGAAAAATGGAGTGCTAGACCTCAGAATGGGTAAATTGACTCTGGATGATACTCCAATGGACATGAAGTATGAAGGAACTCTTGGATGCTTCAGGGTATCTGCAACTGAGCAGAGAATAATTCCTCCGAATAGCGAGGTGATCATACCGGGAAAATTGCATACTCATGCAGGAGAAACACTAACGGGTGACTCTCTGCTGGTAGAAGGATCAGTAAGTTTTGTGAAAGGAGAAAAAGCACTGGTAGCCAGATCATTGGTGACTGCTGCTAGTGTAGTTCCACTTAGATTAATGAATGTACAGGACAAGCCCCAAGTGATATACACGGGCACAACTATAGCCACTGCCAGTCTTGTTGATGTAGTTTGTCAAGGTGATCTCCCTGACGGAGAAACGGATTCATTAAGAACTGACCTAAAACAGCTACTAGAACGATCCATGACTAGTCTAGATGAAAAGCAGTACAAGGAAGTTGAAGACCTGTTGAGGCAATACCGTCATGTCTTTGCAGAGAATGACGCAGATCTGGGCCGGACAAGTCTTGTGAAACATCGCATAGAGACAGGTTCAGCAAAACCTATTAAACAAACCCTTACGGAGGGTTCCCGCTCAGTTACGCGATGAGGTAGACAAGCAGGTTCAGGATATGTTAGATAGGAATGTTATAAGGAAGTCAGTCAGTCCTTGGTCTTCCGGTATTGTTTTAGTGAAAAAGAAGGATGGAACAATGCGCTTTTGTGTTGACTATCGACAACTAAATGCCGTAAGTCAGCACGACGCCTACCCACTTCCTAGGATAGACGAAGCGTTGGATCAGTTGAAAGGTTGTTCATGGTTCTCTACACTTGATTTGAATTCCGGGTATTGGCAGGTTGAGTTAGAAGAAGGAGATCGTCCGAAGACGGCCTTCAGTACTCGAACAGGGTTATATGAATTCCTGGTTATGCCATTTGGTTTAACTTCAGCGCCTGCCACGTTTGAAAGACTAATGGAAACGGTTATGGCTGGTCTCCAGTGGCAAATCTGTCTAATATATCTGGATGATATTATAGTTGTAGGCAGGACATTTGAGGAGATGATGGCAAACTTAAAGACTGTGTTTGACCGACTGCTAGGTGCAGGACTGAAATTGAAGGCAAAGAAGTGTCAACTCTTCAGGAAACAAGTCCAGTATCTGGGACACATTGTTTCAGAAACAGGGATAGCCACAGACCCAGATAAGATTGAAATCATCCAACAATGGCCCTTACCTACAAATGTCAAGGAGCTTCGATCTTTCCTTGGATTTTGCAGTTATTACCGGAGGTTCGTTAAAAACTTTTCTGGTATTGCAAAATGCCTTCACAAACTCACGGAGAAAGGGAAACAGTTTTGAATGGTCAAAAGAATGTCAAGAAGCATTTGATATGCTTAAATATCGGCTCACTAACAGTCCAATACTGACCCACCCAGATTTCACAACAACCATTTTTGCTGGATACTGATGCTAGCAATGAGGCTATAGGAGCTGTATTATCGCAGGTAATAGATGGCACTGAAAGGCCAATCGCTTATGCAGGACGAACTCTTACGAAGTCGGAGCGGAAATATTGTGTGACAAGGAAGGAACTACTTGCTGTGGTACATTTTACCAAATACTTTAAACATTATCTCTATGGCAAAAAATTCACTGTGCGAACAGACCACAGTTCCCTACGTTGGCTATTGAACTTCAAGGAGCCGGAAGGACAAATGGCTCGCTGGTTACAAGTCCTTAGTAGCTATGACATGGAAATCAAACACCGCCCAGGTGTTCAGCACAGGAACGCGGATGGTCTCAGTCGCATTCCTTGCAAACAATGTGGGTTTCCTCCCACATGCGGAGGGATAACCATCCCGATAATCAAGTGGAACATGCACACAATGGTTATCTTCGGCCATCGGTGGATAGCTAAGCAAGAAGAACACAATCATCCATCCCCTGCTCCAGGTTTACAACTCAACTTGTTGATGATGTTACTAACATCTAGGTAAAGGAATGGGGCTAATATACAACGGTAGCCACACCGAGAGTATCAGGAATTAGCTGGTAGGACAAATAGTTGATATATGCACTCTGGACAACATTTGGAGTCGCTGGTTGTGCAAGAATGTGATTTTGTGTAGGAAGGACTTCGCTGCTGCTCCGTCCGGTGCAGGGCTAGGGGATACTGGACTTCGTTACGTCGTC from Argopecten irradians isolate NY chromosome 5, Ai_NY, whole genome shotgun sequence includes:
- the LOC138324147 gene encoding THO complex subunit 4-like; the encoded protein is MGDKIDMSLDDIIKSNKGSKRGGGRGARRGGGRTSNRGGNRGGRRQSGGGRGGGGGVYRGGVQRRGRAAGNRNNYSRPKELPDVWQHDMYDGTPTFKRTLGGGGAAAGSQGKLHISNLDFGVNDSDIQELFAEFGNLKKAAVHYDRSGRSLGTAEVIFERRADAAKAMKQYNNVPLDGRQMSIQLIGASESGAVPMSNRINMSQRTGGGQRSRGSGRSFGGGRGRGGNRGGRGGRGGGRENKKTPTAAELDAELDAYNSKMETD
- the LOC138324484 gene encoding uncharacterized protein: MVKKQQDQSTNSHWKDQTVTTKTCYKCGETGHFKRDCPQLTVYESIPEEDRPKLQEVTKDIVAANGAELEVLGKGEFLLKPEGCNDMYTEAVVAEISTDGLLGLDFMARKNGVLDLRMGKLTLDDTPMDMKYEGTLGCFRVSATEQRIIPPNSEVIIPGKLHTHAGETLTGDSLLVEGSVSFVKGEKALVARSLVTAASVVPLRLMNVQDKPQVIYTGTTIATASLVDVVCQGDLPDGETDSLRTDLKQLLERSMTSLDEKQYKEVEDLLRQYRHVFAENDADLGRTSLVKHRIETGSAKPIKQTLTEGSRSVTR